Genomic window (Kosakonia sp. BYX6):
CAATCACCATCAGCGGCGGCATTTCACTACTAAACGCCAGCCGTTTATTTTTCAACTGGTAATCGATCCAGGCTAACTGTAATGCGTACATGGCCGCAATAATCAATGTGGCATAAGCAAACAGCGACAGGCCAATATGCACCATCATGCCGGGGGTGGCTTCCAGATGTGTAATATAGGCATTGGGCACAAAGATGGCGAAAGCGAGATTAATCAGCGCGAAGGTATACACAATCGGCAACAGCAGCCAGCCGCGATTTTTAGAGGCGACAATGGTCATCACCGTACAAATCATCAGGCTGACCAGCGAACCGACATTCAACAGGCTAAGGTTTTGTCCGCCATCATCCGGGAAAATGCGTTCTTTTAAGCCGAATCCGTGAAAAATAAGCGCGAGCACCGCCGAAAAAATGGCCATTTTGCGCCAGCCGCTGTTTTTCTGTAACAAACTGGGAACGATCAGCGCGATGCTGGTTGAGTAAGCAACAAGAGCAATCAGGGCAAAAACGGGCATATGAGTGTCGGCAGTTGACTAAGGGAGAAAGGAAAGCAGTATAACGTTACGTGACCCAGCCTCCAACAGTTGCATCACATACAGAGCAATGTCTTCATGTTATACTCCGGCAAATTTCTGTTTTGCGTCGCCCTGGCGGCCAATCGTATCACCTCAGGCGAGAGACAATGTTTGATAATTTAACCGATCGTTTGTCGCGCACCCTGCGCAATATCAGTGGCCGTGGACGCCTCACTGAAGAGAACGTCAAAGAAACCCTGCGCGAAGTGCGTATGGCGCTGCTGGAAGCAGACGTTGCGCTGCCGGTAGTGCGTGACTTTATCAACCGCGTGAAAGAAAAAGCGGTAGGCCATGAAGTCAATAAAAGCCTGACTCCGGGTCAGGAGTTCGTCAAAATCGTGCGTAACGAACTGGTTGCGGCGATGGGCGAAGAGAACCAGAGCCTGAACCTCGCTGCGCAACCGCCAGCGGTGGTGCTGATGGCGGGCCTGCAAGGTGCGGGTAAAACCACCAGCGTCGGTAAGCTTGGTAAGTTTCTGCGCGAAAAGCACAAGAAAAAAGTGATGGTCGTTTCCGCCGACGTTTATCGCCCGGCGGCGATCAAACAGTTGGAAACACTGGCGCAGCAGGTTGAGGTGGATTTCTTCCCCTCTGACGTCGCGCAAAAACCGGTGGATATCGTTAACGCGGCGCTGAAAGAAGCGAAGCTGAAGTTTTACGACGTGCTGCTGGTGGATACCGCCGGTCGTTTGCACGTTGATGAAGCAATGATGGACGAAATCAAACAGGTTCACGCGGCGATCAAGCCAGTGGAAACCCTGTTTGTTGTCGATGCCATGACCGGTCAGGACGCTGCGAACACCGCGAAAGCCTTTAATGAAGCGCTGCCGCTCACCGGCGTGGTGCTGACCAAAGTGGACGGCGATGCCCGCGGCGGTGCGGCGCTTTCTATTCGCCATATCACGGGTAAACCGATTAAATTCCTCGGCGTTGGCGAGAAAACCGAAGCGCTGGAGCCGTTCCATCCGGACCGTATCGCTTCCCGTATCCTCGGCATGGGCGATGTACTGTCGCTTATCGAAGATATCGAAAGCAAAGTTGACCGCGCGCAGGCTGAAAAGCTGGCGAATAAACTGAAGAAAGGCGACGGCTTCGATCTGACCGATTTCCTTGAGCAACTGCGCCAGATGAAAAACATGGGCGGCATGGCGAGCCTGATGGGCAAACTGCCGGGCATGGGTCAGATTCCGGACAACGTAAAAGCGCAAATGGATGACAAAGTGCTGGTGCGCATGGAAGCCATCATTAATTCCATGACCTTCAAAGAGCGCGCCAACCCGGACATTATCAAAGGCTCCCGTAAACGCCGCATCGCTGCGGGCTGCGGCCTGCAAGTTCAGGACGTGAACCGTCTGCTCAAACAATTCGACGACATGCAGCGCATGATGAAGAAGATGAAGAAGGGTGGGATGGCGAAGATGATGCGCGGGATGAAGGGGATGATGCCGCCAGGCTTCCCTGGGCGTTAATCTGGCCTGGCTTATTTGCCATATTGGCGCCAGGGTGTGCTCAAAATGCTCACGTGCTATTTGTACGCTCCGCTTTTTGTGCGTACGCCGGTGCCAAACTGGCTGCAACGCCGACGGCCTCACGTCTCACAGTTTCGTAACTGTCGATTGCTTTTTAGCAAAAAATGAGTAAAATTTTCGGGCTTTTAATATGACACCGGGCTCCGTTCCTCGATGGGGCCTGGTGTTTTATTCACACAAGAGGATGTTATGGTAACTATTCGTTTAGCTCGTCACGGCGCTAAAAAGCGTCCGTTCTACCAGGTTGTTGTCACCGACAGCCGTAATGCACGCAACGGTCGCTTCATCGAGCGCGTTGGTTTCTTCAACCCGATCGCTTCCGAGAAAGAAGAAGGCACTCGCCTGGATCTGGATCGCATCGAGCATTGGGTTGGCCAGGGCGCTACCGTTTCTGATCGCGTTTCCGCGCTGATCAAAGAAGCAAAAAAAGCAGCTTAATCTGTCACGGTGGTCATGATGAGCAAGCAACAAACCGCATCGGTCCCTGTTGAGCCAATCGTTGTTGGCAAACTGGGTTCTTCTTACGGAATTCGTGGTTGGCTCAGAGTGTTTTCCTCCACCGAAGACGCCGAAAGCATTTTTGACTATCAGCCCTGGTTTATCCAGAAAGCGGGTCAGTGGCAGTGCATTGAGCTGGAAAGCTGGCGCTACCACAGTCAGGACATCGTCATCAAACTGAAAGGTGTTGATGATCGCGATGCAGCGAATCTACTGACGAATTGCGAAATTCTCGTTGATTCTGCGCAGTTGCCGGAACTGGAAGAGGGTGACTACTACTGGAAAGACCTTATGGGTTGCCAGGTAGTGACTACTGAAGGTTACAGCCTCGGTAAAGTCGTCGATATGATGGAAACCGGGTCAAATGACGTTCTCGTCATCAAGGCAAACCTGAAAGATGCATTTGGTATCAAGGAGCGGTTGGTTCCGTTCCTCGATGGGCAGGTTATCAAGAAAGTCGATCTCGCTACTCAAACCATTGAAGTAGATTGGGATCCTGGTTTTTAAACCTCCGGATATACGGTAAAAGACGGCGCTATGTGGATTGGCATAATTAGCCTGTTTCCTGAAATGTTCCGCGCGATTACCGACTACGGGGTAACTGGCCGGGCAGTAAAAAATGGCCTGCTGAGCATCCAGAGCTGGAGTCCACGTGATTTCGCTCATGACCGGCACCGTACCGTGGACGATCGTCCTTACGGCGGCGGACCGGGGATGTTAATGATGGTGAATCCTTTGCGGGACGCCATTCATGCAGCAAAAGCCGCGGCAGGTGAAGGCGCTAAAGTGATTTATCTGTCACCTCAGGGGCGCAAGCTTGATCAAGCGGGCGTCAGCGAACTGGCAACCAATCAAAAATTGATTCTGGTGTGCGGTCGCTACGAAGGGATAGATGAGCGCGTAATTCAAACCGAGATTGACGAAGAATGGTCTATCGGTGATTACGTTCTCAGCGGTGGTGAGTTACCAGCGATGACGCTGATTGACTCGGTTTCCCGGTTTATTCCGGGTGTACTGGGCCATGAAGCTTCAGCAACGGAAGATTCCTTTGCTGATGGATTGCTGGACTGTCCACACTATACTCGACCTGAAGTGTTAGAAGGGATGGAAGTACCGGCGGTGTTACTGTCGGGAAATCATGCCGAGATTCGTCGCTGGCGTTTGAAACAGTCGCTGGGCCGTACCTGGCTTAGAAGACCTGAACTTCTGGAAAACCTGGCTCTGACTGAAGAGCAAGCAAGGTTGCTGGCGGAGTTCAAAAGCGAACACGCGCAACAGCAACACAAACATGATGGGTTGGCATAAGCCACCCGAATATCAGTTTACCCAGGATAAGAGATTAAATTATGAGCAACATTATTAAGCAACTTGAACAAGAGCAGATGAAGCAGGACGTACCTTCCTTCCGTCCGGGTGACACCGTGGAAGTGAAAGTATGGGTTGTTGAAGGTTCCAAAAAACGTCTGCAGGCATTCGAGGGCGTGGTTATCGCTATTCGTAACCGCGGTCTGCACTCTGCATTCACTGTTCGTAAAATTTCCAACGGCGAAGGCGTTGAGCGTGTCTTCCAGACTCACTCTCCGGTAGTTGACAGCATTGCTGTTAAACGTCGTGGTGCTGTTCGTAAAGCTAAACTGTACTACCTGCGTGAGCGTACCGGTAAGTCTGCTCGTATCAAAGAGCGTCTTAACTAATAAAACGCACACGCTACATCCAAAGCGTGTTATAGAACAAGGGGTTAGCGTAATGCTAACCCCTTTTTTTGTGGTCGTTTAAGCAAAAAAATTAACCTTCTTGTGATGATTAATTTACAATGCCGCTTCAACCCGGAGGAGATGCGGTGAAGAACGTTTTTCATCACAGTGCAGCGCAACGTACAGCCACATGGCTGGCGCTCTTTGCGATCCTGCTGATCCTCATCGCACCTCTCATCTCGGCTGCCTTGCAAAAAGATCCCATGAGCGCGATGCCCGGTATGCATCATGAAATGAATATGCCGATGCCCGAACATCACGGCATGAGCCATCATGAAAACGCGCCGCAGAGCATACCTGTTGACCATGCGGAAGCTTGCGGCTACTGCGTATTATTGGCGCATGTTCCCGGTCTGATTTTCCTGGTGGTTTTACTGCTGCTGGGCCGTGTGTTGCGGGTCAGCAAACCTCCCGCGCGGCAGAAAATCACACACTGGCACTTTTTCCCCTGGCTTTATCCTGACACCCGCGCGCCGCCGCGCTTCTGCTTTTCCTGACATAAAAAACAGTTCGTTCGCCTAAGCGTAACGGCACACTTTTACTATTCCTGAGGAAAAGTATGACTTCCTGCACTCCGCGAGCGGCGTGGCTTAACCTGCTACGACGTCTGCATTTTTACATCGGCCTGTTCGTCGGCCCCTTTATCTTTATCGCTGCGCTCAGCGGCACGTTATATGTGGCGACGCCACAACTGGAAAACTGGCTCTATAAAGAGGCGTTATTTGGTGTAGCAAGTGGCGAGAGGCAACCACTGGCAGAACAAATCGCCACTGCCGAGCAGGTGACCGGTGGCCACTTGCGTCTGCATGCCGTGCGCCCGGGGCTAAGTGGCGATAACACCACGCGCGTGATGTTCGCCGACCCGCAACTGGGAATATCGGAAAACCGCGCTATTTTCATCGACCCGGTGACCCTGCAAGTGAAAGGAGATATGACGGTGTACGGCACTAGCGGGATTTTGCCGCTGCGCCAGTGGATCGATTATCTCCATCGCTCATTGCTTCTGGGTGACATCGGTCGTAACTACAGCGAACTGGCGGCGTCATGGATGTGGATAGCGGCGCTGGGCGGCATCGTGCTGTGGTTTTTGACCCGGCCAAAACGGCGCATCAATAACCGTGTGCAAAATCATCGTCGCTTGCACGTTACACTCGGCTGGATCTTGCTCGCCGGAATGCTGCTGTTTTCGGCCACCGGTCTGACCTGGTCGCAATGGGCGGGCGGGAATGTCGATCGCCTGCGCGCGGCGTTCGACTGGATGACGCCACAAGTGAATACCCAGCTTCATGGCGCAGCGCCTGCCAATGACCCTCACGCAGAACATCACAGGCATCATGACGGCATGGTAATGCCGGATAGCACGCAGGATGTGTCGCAATTCGACGCAGTTCTTTTGACTGCGCAACATGCCGGGATTTCCGCCAGCAAAGTTGAGATCCGCCCGCCGCGCAGTGCGGATCAAGCCTGGACCGTGACGGAAATCGATCGCGGCTGGCCCACCCGTGTGGATGCTGTGGCGATTGATGGCAGCAACATGGCGGTGGTTGATCGCACCCGCTTTGCTGATTTCCCGTTAATGGCCAAACTGACACGTTGGGGAGTCGACTTCCATATGGGCATTTTATTTGGCGTCGTGAACCAATTGCTGCTGGTCGCTTTCGGCTGCGCGTTATGCGTCATGATCATCGTCGGCTACCGCTTATGGTGGATCCGCCGCCCGGCGTCGGCGGGCGATACGCTGTTGCACTGCTGGTTACGCCTCGGTATTGCCGGGCGAGTATTGACCGCATTTTTTGCGCTGCTTTTGGGGTTGGCAATGCCGGTGATGGGCGGCAGTTTGCTGTTGTTCGTGCTGATTGACGCGTTGCGCTGGGAACGCCACCCGCAGCGGTCAGTAATGGCGAGGGACTAATCAAATACGGCGGAGTGTAAAATTATCATTACGCTCCGCAGTGCTTCCTTGGCCGATAAAATAACAACTGTAAATAAATCGGTACGAAATGTGGATTGAAATCTTTACCAGATATGGTAAGGTGGCATTTCCTCGCCCGAGGAAATCCTATCGCACACGAGCTATACAGGAAGCCATCATGCAAAAAGACGCGCTGAACAACGTTCACATCACCGACGAACAAGTTCTTATCACTCCGGATCAATTAAAAGCAGCTTTTCCGCTGACGATTGAACAAGAAGCGCAAATCGCGCAATCCCGCCAGACCATTTCCAACATCATTGCCGGTCGCGATCCGCGCCTGCTGGTGGTTTGCGGCCCTTGTTCGATCCACGATCCAGAAGCAGCGATTGAATATGCTCGTCGATTTAAAGCACTTGCGGCAGAGGTCAGCGATAGCCTCTATCTGGTGATGCGCGTCTATTTTGAAAAACCCCGTACCACAGTTGGCTGGAAGGGGCTGATTAACGATCCGCACATGGATGGCTCGTTTGATGTGGAAGCTGGCCTGAAGATTGCGCGTCGTCTGCTGGTGGAACTGGTGAACATGGGGCTGCCGCTGGCGACTGAAGCGCTGGATCCGAACAGCCCGCAGTTCCTCGGCGACCTGTTTAGCTGGTCGGCGATTGGCGCGCGCACTACCGAATCTCAGACGCACCGCGAAATGGCTTCCGGTTTATCAATGCCGGTCGGTTTCAAAAACGGCACCGATGGCAGCCTGGCGACCGCGATCAATGCGATGCGCGCCGCAGCTATGCCGCACCGCTTTGTCGGCATCAACCAGGCGGGCCAGGTTTGCCTGTTGCAAACCCAGGGCAACCCGGATGGGCATGTGATTTTACGTGGCGGCAAAGCACCGAACTACAGCCCGGCGGACGTCGCGCAGTGTGAAAAAGAGATGCAGCAGGCGGGACTGAAACCGTCGCTGATGGTAGATTGCAGCCATGGTAATTCCAATAAAGATTACCGTCGCCAGCCTGCCGTCGCGGAATCTGTGGTGGCACAGATCAAAGATGGCAACCGCTCGATCACCGGCTTGATGATTGAAAGCAACATTCATGAAGGTAATCAATCTTCCGAACAACCGCGCAGCGCAATGAAATACGGCGTTTCCGTGACCGATGCCTGTATCAGTTGGGAATCGACCGAAGCGCTGCTGCGTGAAATCGATAACGATCTGCGCAACAGCCTGGCGGCGCGTCTTGCATAAGAGGGTGTTATGGTTGCTGAACTGACCGCGCTGCGCGATCAAATCGATGAAGTAGATAAGGCGCTGCTGGACTTACTGGCGCGCCGCCTTGAACTGGTGGCGGAAGTCGGCGAAGTCAAAAGCAAATATGGCTTGCCGATTTACGTTCCGGAGCGTGAAGCGTCGATGCTGGCTTCACGTCGCAAAGAAGCCGAGTCGCTTGGCGTCCCGCCGGATCTTATTGAAGATGTGCTTCGCCGCGTGATGCGCGAGTCTTATTCCAGCGAAAACGATAAAGGTTTCAAAACCCTTTGCCCTGAACTGCGCCCGGTAGTGATTGTTGGCGGCGCGGGCCAGATGGGGCAGCTGTTCGCCAAAATGCTGACGCTGTCCGGTTATCAAGTACGCACGCTGGAAAAAGAGGACTGGGCGCAAGCGAGCGAACTGGTGTCTGATGCGGGCATGGTGATTGTCAGTGTGCCGATCCATGTCACTGAGCAGGTGATTGCCAAACTGCCGCCGTTGCCGGAAGACTGCATTCTCGTCGATCTCGCGTCGGTGAAAAGCGGCCCATTACAGGCGATGCTGTCGGCGCATAAAGGGCCGGTGTTGGGGTTACACCCGATGTTTGGTCCGGACACCGGAAGCCTCGCCAAGCAGGTGGTGGTCTGGTGCGATGGTCGCC
Coding sequences:
- the trmD gene encoding tRNA (guanosine(37)-N1)-methyltransferase TrmD is translated as MWIGIISLFPEMFRAITDYGVTGRAVKNGLLSIQSWSPRDFAHDRHRTVDDRPYGGGPGMLMMVNPLRDAIHAAKAAAGEGAKVIYLSPQGRKLDQAGVSELATNQKLILVCGRYEGIDERVIQTEIDEEWSIGDYVLSGGELPAMTLIDSVSRFIPGVLGHEASATEDSFADGLLDCPHYTRPEVLEGMEVPAVLLSGNHAEIRRWRLKQSLGRTWLRRPELLENLALTEEQARLLAEFKSEHAQQQHKHDGLA
- the tyrA gene encoding bifunctional chorismate mutase/prephenate dehydrogenase, which encodes MVAELTALRDQIDEVDKALLDLLARRLELVAEVGEVKSKYGLPIYVPEREASMLASRRKEAESLGVPPDLIEDVLRRVMRESYSSENDKGFKTLCPELRPVVIVGGAGQMGQLFAKMLTLSGYQVRTLEKEDWAQASELVSDAGMVIVSVPIHVTEQVIAKLPPLPEDCILVDLASVKSGPLQAMLSAHKGPVLGLHPMFGPDTGSLAKQVVVWCDGRQPEAYQWFLEQIQVWGARLHRISAVEHDQNMAFIQALRHFATFAYGLHLAEENVQLEQLLALSSPIYRLELAMVGRLFAQDPQLYADIIMSSSSNLALIKRYYKRFGEAIGLLEQGDKQAFIDSFRKVEHWFGDYAQRFQSESRVLLRQANDSRP
- the rplS gene encoding 50S ribosomal protein L19, whose protein sequence is MSNIIKQLEQEQMKQDVPSFRPGDTVEVKVWVVEGSKKRLQAFEGVVIAIRNRGLHSAFTVRKISNGEGVERVFQTHSPVVDSIAVKRRGAVRKAKLYYLRERTGKSARIKERLN
- the aroF gene encoding 3-deoxy-7-phosphoheptulonate synthase AroF gives rise to the protein MQKDALNNVHITDEQVLITPDQLKAAFPLTIEQEAQIAQSRQTISNIIAGRDPRLLVVCGPCSIHDPEAAIEYARRFKALAAEVSDSLYLVMRVYFEKPRTTVGWKGLINDPHMDGSFDVEAGLKIARRLLVELVNMGLPLATEALDPNSPQFLGDLFSWSAIGARTTESQTHREMASGLSMPVGFKNGTDGSLATAINAMRAAAMPHRFVGINQAGQVCLLQTQGNPDGHVILRGGKAPNYSPADVAQCEKEMQQAGLKPSLMVDCSHGNSNKDYRRQPAVAESVVAQIKDGNRSITGLMIESNIHEGNQSSEQPRSAMKYGVSVTDACISWESTEALLREIDNDLRNSLAARLA
- a CDS encoding DUF2946 domain-containing protein, with product MKNVFHHSAAQRTATWLALFAILLILIAPLISAALQKDPMSAMPGMHHEMNMPMPEHHGMSHHENAPQSIPVDHAEACGYCVLLAHVPGLIFLVVLLLLGRVLRVSKPPARQKITHWHFFPWLYPDTRAPPRFCFS
- the ffh gene encoding signal recognition particle protein, encoding MFDNLTDRLSRTLRNISGRGRLTEENVKETLREVRMALLEADVALPVVRDFINRVKEKAVGHEVNKSLTPGQEFVKIVRNELVAAMGEENQSLNLAAQPPAVVLMAGLQGAGKTTSVGKLGKFLREKHKKKVMVVSADVYRPAAIKQLETLAQQVEVDFFPSDVAQKPVDIVNAALKEAKLKFYDVLLVDTAGRLHVDEAMMDEIKQVHAAIKPVETLFVVDAMTGQDAANTAKAFNEALPLTGVVLTKVDGDARGGAALSIRHITGKPIKFLGVGEKTEALEPFHPDRIASRILGMGDVLSLIEDIESKVDRAQAEKLANKLKKGDGFDLTDFLEQLRQMKNMGGMASLMGKLPGMGQIPDNVKAQMDDKVLVRMEAIINSMTFKERANPDIIKGSRKRRIAAGCGLQVQDVNRLLKQFDDMQRMMKKMKKGGMAKMMRGMKGMMPPGFPGR
- the rpsP gene encoding 30S ribosomal protein S16, with translation MVTIRLARHGAKKRPFYQVVVTDSRNARNGRFIERVGFFNPIASEKEEGTRLDLDRIEHWVGQGATVSDRVSALIKEAKKAA
- a CDS encoding cytochrome C assembly family protein; this encodes MPVFALIALVAYSTSIALIVPSLLQKNSGWRKMAIFSAVLALIFHGFGLKERIFPDDGGQNLSLLNVGSLVSLMICTVMTIVASKNRGWLLLPIVYTFALINLAFAIFVPNAYITHLEATPGMMVHIGLSLFAYATLIIAAMYALQLAWIDYQLKNKRLAFSSEMPPLMVIERKMFHITQVGVVLLTLTLCTGLFYMKNLFSMENIDKAVLSIIAWFVYIVLLWGHYHEGWRGRRVVWFNVAGAGILTLAYFGSRVLQQIVS
- the rimM gene encoding ribosome maturation factor RimM (Essential for efficient processing of 16S rRNA) — encoded protein: MSKQQTASVPVEPIVVGKLGSSYGIRGWLRVFSSTEDAESIFDYQPWFIQKAGQWQCIELESWRYHSQDIVIKLKGVDDRDAANLLTNCEILVDSAQLPELEEGDYYWKDLMGCQVVTTEGYSLGKVVDMMETGSNDVLVIKANLKDAFGIKERLVPFLDGQVIKKVDLATQTIEVDWDPGF
- a CDS encoding PepSY-associated TM helix domain-containing protein, with product MTSCTPRAAWLNLLRRLHFYIGLFVGPFIFIAALSGTLYVATPQLENWLYKEALFGVASGERQPLAEQIATAEQVTGGHLRLHAVRPGLSGDNTTRVMFADPQLGISENRAIFIDPVTLQVKGDMTVYGTSGILPLRQWIDYLHRSLLLGDIGRNYSELAASWMWIAALGGIVLWFLTRPKRRINNRVQNHRRLHVTLGWILLAGMLLFSATGLTWSQWAGGNVDRLRAAFDWMTPQVNTQLHGAAPANDPHAEHHRHHDGMVMPDSTQDVSQFDAVLLTAQHAGISASKVEIRPPRSADQAWTVTEIDRGWPTRVDAVAIDGSNMAVVDRTRFADFPLMAKLTRWGVDFHMGILFGVVNQLLLVAFGCALCVMIIVGYRLWWIRRPASAGDTLLHCWLRLGIAGRVLTAFFALLLGLAMPVMGGSLLLFVLIDALRWERHPQRSVMARD